Proteins from a genomic interval of Symmachiella macrocystis:
- a CDS encoding c-type cytochrome domain-containing protein has product MSNLCKHQTVNRSMIRLVVAMSVVATTLATAARAADKKPAGDKAPKINFIDHVLPILRQKCGSCHNTDKKTADLDLTSYIGTMQGGGSGPVIEPGAASDSYLFELITHQAEPKMPPDSEKMPAEMLAVIEKWIDGGALETAGSKAMAPKKPKFDFSLKGAPNGKPEGPPPMPGRLNLEPVVHTERTTAVTALATSPWAPLVAVSGQQQVLLYHSQTLEFLGTLPFPEGVPHVLKFSSTGDLLLAAGGRGGASGRVVVWNIKNGERVIEVGDELDAVLAADISADQTMVALGGPARVVRIYSTADGSLLHELKKHTDWIYSIAFSPDGVLLATGDRNGGMFVWEGYTAREYASLRGHSAAITGLSWRSDSNILASSSEDGGIRLWEMENGGNVKTWSAHGGGAAAVEFTRDGRLVSCGRDRTAKLWDQAGKQLLAFPSFPDIALRITHCDETNHVIAGDWSGAIHAWNAADGKPVGDLTMNPATLTERLTSAEQQLAAQQAELKKQTDANTAAQAAATKATADVEAAKKAVADTQAQHNQAVEAAKVAKAAVDAATAEHQAVAKTKATLEPLVPLLKESATKAQEAAAKNPEDKELAAAVAQLAEQMTKNSAALESATKALPEKAAVLEKSKQALVAADKQVVDTKAAFDAAGKQVATVEPLLKPAVDEAAATQQALNAVTAQVATSQTAVARWQNEIEFTKKLTVLAEVKANHAQLAGVAAEAAAELKSSEEQLAQANTGVATAEANVQAANTTVQQTKDAIAAATAQEATTTTTIVTLDATVASLNETAAKAAQAVEKSGGDADVAAIAAQVKVVVDKKNAALAAAKKSLEETKAALAKAKTDLTAAEKNAVAMVAALEAAKKVVVEQTAAVQVVKEKFAAAKQAADAAEQLVQKTQDEVKGHPQLAGKA; this is encoded by the coding sequence ATGTCGAACCTTTGCAAACATCAAACCGTTAATCGGTCCATGATCCGCCTTGTCGTTGCTATGTCTGTGGTAGCCACCACCTTGGCAACCGCTGCGCGAGCTGCCGACAAGAAACCGGCGGGTGATAAAGCACCGAAAATCAATTTCATTGATCACGTCCTGCCTATTCTGCGTCAAAAATGTGGTTCTTGCCACAACACGGACAAGAAGACGGCGGACCTGGATCTGACCTCTTACATCGGCACGATGCAAGGAGGCGGCTCGGGGCCGGTCATTGAACCAGGCGCTGCTTCGGATAGCTATTTGTTCGAGTTGATCACGCATCAAGCCGAACCGAAAATGCCGCCCGATTCCGAAAAGATGCCGGCCGAGATGCTGGCGGTTATCGAAAAATGGATCGACGGCGGAGCATTGGAAACGGCCGGCAGTAAGGCGATGGCGCCCAAAAAACCGAAGTTCGATTTTTCATTAAAAGGCGCACCAAACGGCAAGCCCGAAGGTCCGCCACCTATGCCGGGACGACTGAATCTCGAACCGGTCGTGCATACCGAACGGACAACCGCTGTCACGGCGCTGGCCACCAGTCCTTGGGCGCCACTCGTAGCCGTGAGCGGGCAACAGCAAGTGTTGCTTTATCACTCCCAGACATTGGAATTCCTCGGCACGCTACCGTTTCCCGAAGGCGTGCCACACGTGCTCAAATTTAGTAGCACCGGCGATTTGTTGTTAGCGGCCGGCGGACGTGGCGGTGCCAGCGGCCGCGTGGTGGTTTGGAATATCAAAAACGGCGAACGGGTGATCGAAGTCGGTGACGAACTCGACGCAGTTCTCGCCGCTGACATCAGCGCCGATCAAACCATGGTCGCATTGGGCGGTCCGGCACGGGTCGTGCGGATCTATTCCACTGCGGATGGGTCGTTACTGCATGAATTGAAAAAACACACAGACTGGATTTATTCAATCGCGTTCAGCCCCGACGGTGTGCTGTTGGCGACGGGTGACCGCAACGGCGGCATGTTTGTCTGGGAAGGTTACACCGCCCGCGAATATGCGTCACTCCGCGGACATTCCGCAGCAATTACCGGGCTGTCATGGCGCAGCGATTCCAACATCCTGGCCTCCAGCAGCGAAGATGGCGGCATCCGACTTTGGGAAATGGAAAACGGCGGCAACGTCAAAACCTGGTCGGCACACGGTGGTGGCGCAGCTGCGGTGGAATTCACTCGCGACGGCCGCCTCGTCTCCTGCGGTCGAGATCGTACGGCGAAACTGTGGGACCAAGCGGGCAAACAATTGCTGGCCTTCCCTTCATTTCCAGACATCGCCCTGCGGATCACTCATTGTGACGAAACCAATCACGTGATCGCCGGCGACTGGAGTGGGGCCATTCACGCCTGGAACGCGGCGGACGGAAAACCGGTCGGCGATTTGACCATGAACCCCGCCACATTGACCGAGCGGCTCACCTCGGCCGAGCAACAACTCGCTGCCCAACAAGCCGAACTGAAAAAACAGACTGACGCCAACACAGCCGCACAAGCGGCCGCAACCAAGGCCACCGCCGATGTCGAAGCGGCCAAAAAAGCAGTCGCCGACACGCAAGCTCAACACAATCAAGCCGTCGAGGCCGCTAAGGTCGCGAAGGCAGCGGTGGATGCAGCAACGGCTGAGCATCAAGCGGTTGCCAAAACCAAGGCAACGCTTGAACCGTTGGTTCCCTTGCTGAAAGAATCCGCCACGAAGGCTCAGGAAGCAGCTGCGAAAAATCCTGAGGACAAAGAACTGGCCGCGGCTGTGGCACAACTGGCTGAGCAAATGACCAAAAATTCCGCCGCATTGGAATCCGCCACGAAGGCATTGCCGGAAAAAGCAGCCGTGCTCGAAAAATCAAAACAGGCACTCGTCGCCGCCGATAAACAAGTCGTCGATACCAAAGCCGCGTTCGATGCGGCCGGCAAACAGGTGGCGACCGTTGAACCCTTATTGAAACCAGCGGTCGACGAAGCCGCTGCGACTCAACAAGCATTAAACGCCGTCACAGCGCAAGTAGCCACTTCCCAAACTGCTGTCGCCCGTTGGCAAAACGAAATCGAATTCACTAAGAAACTAACCGTCTTGGCTGAAGTCAAAGCCAATCACGCACAGTTGGCCGGCGTTGCTGCCGAAGCAGCCGCGGAGTTGAAGAGCTCCGAAGAACAATTGGCGCAGGCAAATACGGGTGTCGCAACCGCTGAGGCCAACGTACAAGCCGCCAACACCACGGTCCAACAAACCAAAGACGCCATCGCTGCGGCAACCGCTCAAGAGGCAACCACCACCACGACGATCGTCACGTTGGATGCCACGGTGGCCTCATTGAACGAAACCGCAGCTAAGGCGGCGCAAGCTGTCGAGAAATCGGGCGGAGACGCGGATGTGGCTGCGATCGCCGCGCAGGTTAAGGTAGTGGTTGACAAAAAGAACGCCGCTTTGGCCGCCGCCAAGAAATCTCTAGAAGAGACTAAAGCCGCGTTGGCAAAGGCCAAGACCGATTTGACGGCTGCGGAAAAAAATGCTGTGGCCATGGTGGCCGCTTTGGAAGCCGCCAAGAAAGTCGTTGTTGAACAAACCGCTGCTGTACAAGTGGTGAAAGAGAAATTCGCCGCCGCCAAACAAGCTGCCGATGCCGCAGAGCAGTTGGTGCAAAAGACCCAAGACGAAGTTAAAGGCCATCCGCAACTGGCCGGAAAAGCTTAA
- a CDS encoding Gfo/Idh/MocA family protein encodes MADTDRRNFLKTASAASATATAVFAGAPAVLAKGVNDKLVVGLIGCGGRGPGVAQGFTGQPGVEIAYVCDPDEQRRNKAAAQFGVKSEHAVGDLRKILDDKSVDAVIVATPDHWHAPASILACDAGKHVYVEKPCAHNFREGQLLVAAARRNDRVVQHGTQQRSNPFTATAIQMLREGMIGDVLAAKAWNVQRRSNIGHANPSDPPAGLDYDTWIGPAAMVPFQENRSHYNWHWWYDFGTGDMGNDGVHDLDYAVWGLGVDTHPSRVVSLGGKSYFDDDQQYPDTQTALFEYEGDGSIGSRRQLTFEMRLWDKNYPYNADSGAEFYGTAGQMLLSKRGKLLVWDERNRRIDKPVAKNPVPLKISNHQQDFVDAIKTSRRPNADIEIGFRSAALCHLATIANRLQRTVNFDPAAEKVVGDAEAQAMLSRTYRDGGHWAIPAGV; translated from the coding sequence ATGGCCGATACCGATCGTCGCAACTTTCTAAAGACCGCTTCAGCAGCCTCTGCGACTGCAACTGCTGTATTTGCCGGCGCGCCTGCGGTTTTGGCCAAAGGGGTCAATGATAAACTCGTCGTCGGTTTGATCGGTTGCGGCGGGCGCGGCCCGGGCGTCGCGCAAGGTTTTACTGGTCAGCCCGGAGTCGAAATCGCCTATGTGTGCGATCCGGACGAACAACGGCGAAACAAAGCCGCCGCGCAGTTCGGTGTAAAAAGCGAACACGCCGTCGGGGATTTGCGCAAGATTCTCGACGACAAATCGGTCGACGCCGTCATCGTCGCCACTCCCGACCATTGGCACGCACCCGCTTCGATTCTGGCCTGCGATGCCGGCAAACACGTCTATGTTGAAAAGCCTTGTGCGCATAATTTTCGCGAAGGACAACTGTTGGTCGCAGCGGCGCGGCGCAACGATCGTGTCGTACAACACGGCACACAACAACGCAGCAATCCTTTCACAGCCACCGCCATTCAGATGCTCCGCGAAGGAATGATCGGCGATGTTTTGGCCGCCAAAGCGTGGAACGTGCAACGCCGCTCAAACATCGGTCATGCCAACCCGAGCGACCCGCCGGCCGGTCTTGATTACGATACTTGGATCGGCCCCGCAGCGATGGTTCCGTTCCAGGAAAACCGCAGCCATTACAACTGGCATTGGTGGTACGATTTTGGCACGGGTGATATGGGGAACGACGGGGTGCATGATCTCGATTATGCAGTCTGGGGACTGGGCGTCGACACGCATCCTTCCCGCGTGGTGTCGTTAGGAGGCAAATCGTATTTCGACGACGACCAACAGTACCCCGACACGCAGACCGCGCTATTCGAATACGAAGGCGACGGTTCGATCGGCAGTCGTCGGCAATTGACCTTCGAAATGCGATTGTGGGACAAGAACTATCCCTACAACGCTGACAGCGGCGCGGAATTCTATGGTACGGCAGGGCAGATGCTGCTCAGTAAACGGGGCAAGCTGCTGGTCTGGGACGAACGGAATCGCCGCATCGACAAACCGGTCGCAAAAAATCCTGTGCCGCTGAAAATCTCAAACCACCAACAAGATTTTGTGGATGCGATCAAGACATCACGGCGCCCCAATGCGGATATCGAAATCGGCTTTCGCTCCGCCGCCTTATGTCATTTGGCCACCATCGCCAACCGTTTGCAGCGGACAGTCAATTTTGATCCCGCTGCCGAAAAAGTCGTGGGCGACGCCGAAGCCCAGGCGATGTTGTCGCGCACCTATCGCGACGGCGGCCACTGGGCCATTCCGGCAGGGGTTTGA
- a CDS encoding outer membrane protein assembly factor BamB family protein has translation MSMYVKFFKHFTIAATLVMGWGVLTAQAEDWPRWRGPRGDGTWQAPELPEHWPETGLQPVWKQPIGGGYGGISVVGDRLYVMDRPTEPEQVERVLCLDCTTGEKVWEHVYAADYGKLEYGNGPRATPTVFENRVYTFGTLGHTHCFDANDGTVVWSHDFLGNDDATVPEWGLSGSPVIWKNLVIVHPGANGGCYVALDRKTGAEVWRSSDDPAGYGTPIIISHNGNEQLVCWSPRHILGLKPADGTIQWSIPYEVQYDVSIATPIFRDGIVFVTGYWHGAKAIELGDKPDEAKLLWEENRHLRGLMCQPLYRDGYLYSLDKNRGLVCFQFRECEKMWTDDKHRMTPRGRNPQANLVWLGDTNRVIILNAEGDLILARLTPEGYDEQSRTNIIDRTWAHPAFAGQHAYVRNDTEILCVRLTD, from the coding sequence ATGTCGATGTATGTCAAGTTTTTCAAGCATTTCACAATTGCCGCCACGCTGGTGATGGGCTGGGGCGTTCTCACTGCGCAAGCAGAAGACTGGCCGCGCTGGCGGGGACCGCGCGGCGATGGGACTTGGCAAGCGCCTGAGCTTCCTGAGCACTGGCCCGAGACTGGTCTGCAGCCAGTCTGGAAACAACCGATCGGCGGTGGATATGGCGGGATCTCCGTCGTGGGGGACCGCCTATATGTCATGGATCGGCCCACCGAGCCTGAGCAGGTCGAACGCGTGTTGTGTTTGGATTGCACCACGGGCGAAAAGGTGTGGGAACACGTCTACGCCGCCGATTACGGAAAACTCGAATACGGCAACGGCCCGCGAGCCACGCCAACGGTTTTCGAAAACCGCGTCTATACCTTCGGCACACTGGGGCATACGCATTGTTTCGACGCCAATGACGGGACTGTGGTTTGGTCGCACGATTTTTTAGGCAACGACGATGCCACCGTTCCCGAATGGGGACTTTCCGGCTCACCAGTGATTTGGAAAAACCTAGTCATTGTGCATCCCGGTGCCAACGGCGGTTGTTACGTTGCCTTGGATCGAAAAACCGGGGCGGAAGTCTGGCGCAGCAGCGACGACCCAGCCGGCTATGGCACGCCGATTATCATTTCGCACAACGGAAATGAGCAGCTCGTCTGTTGGTCACCGCGACATATCCTGGGACTAAAACCGGCGGACGGAACGATTCAGTGGTCGATCCCCTACGAAGTCCAGTACGATGTCTCGATCGCGACGCCGATTTTTCGCGATGGCATCGTCTTCGTGACCGGTTACTGGCACGGCGCCAAGGCCATCGAATTGGGCGACAAACCTGATGAAGCCAAGTTACTGTGGGAGGAAAACCGTCATTTGCGAGGGTTGATGTGCCAGCCGCTGTATCGTGACGGATATCTTTACAGCTTGGATAAAAACCGTGGGTTGGTCTGTTTTCAGTTTCGCGAGTGCGAAAAAATGTGGACGGACGACAAGCATCGCATGACCCCCCGCGGCCGTAACCCGCAAGCCAACCTGGTCTGGCTGGGAGACACAAATCGCGTGATCATCCTCAACGCCGAAGGGGATTTGATTCTAGCGCGGTTGACGCCGGAAGGTTATGACGAACAGTCGCGCACCAACATCATCGATCGCACCTGGGCCCATCCCGCCTTTGCCGGCCAGCACGCGTATGTCCGCAACGACACAGAAATCCTCTGCGTCCGCCTAACCGACTGA
- a CDS encoding GNAT family N-acetyltransferase, with protein sequence MNYRQIAILEETRQAVGTAEIASESEEIAGGWMAFAGMGSWANQACGIGMAGPVSDDDLDRLVDFYVQRGVEPRLEVCPFVDETLITGLAKRGFEVREFENVMFRTVAADDDVRSLLAHGWPPGLELVPVDVNDDEQTRTYIDVATSGFRPPGEPVSDIFFQVSRNTVAHPRSSHYLALIDGIPAGGGGMETTAAVACLFGTSVLPEFQRRGIQAALIARRLERARELGCPLVTIHTRPGIATERNARRLGFEMAYTKLIMAMPGEGLAVSP encoded by the coding sequence ATGAATTATCGACAGATCGCGATTCTCGAAGAAACACGGCAGGCGGTGGGGACAGCTGAGATTGCGAGTGAGAGCGAGGAGATCGCCGGGGGATGGATGGCATTTGCCGGCATGGGGTCCTGGGCGAATCAGGCGTGCGGGATTGGTATGGCCGGCCCGGTGAGCGATGACGATTTGGATCGGCTAGTCGATTTCTACGTGCAGCGCGGCGTGGAACCGCGACTTGAAGTCTGTCCGTTTGTTGATGAAACCTTGATCACCGGGTTAGCCAAACGGGGCTTTGAAGTCCGTGAGTTTGAAAACGTGATGTTCCGCACTGTCGCTGCCGATGACGATGTGCGGTCGCTGCTCGCGCATGGTTGGCCGCCGGGACTGGAGCTGGTTCCTGTCGATGTGAACGACGATGAACAAACCCGCACGTACATCGACGTCGCCACTTCAGGTTTTCGCCCCCCTGGTGAACCGGTGAGTGACATCTTTTTTCAAGTCTCCCGCAACACGGTCGCTCATCCCCGCTCCAGCCATTACCTGGCACTGATTGACGGCATACCGGCCGGCGGCGGGGGCATGGAGACGACCGCAGCGGTCGCATGCCTTTTCGGAACAAGTGTGTTGCCCGAATTTCAGCGGCGAGGAATTCAGGCAGCGCTCATTGCCCGGCGGTTAGAACGCGCGCGGGAATTGGGTTGCCCGTTGGTCACAATTCACACCCGGCCGGGCATCGCCACCGAACGCAACGCCCGCCGCTTGGGCTTTGAAATGGCCTACACCAAGCTGATCATGGCCATGCCCGGAGAGGGACTTGCTGTTTCGCCGTAG
- a CDS encoding 2-oxoisovalerate dehydrogenase — MNEIIFLVEEADEGGYTARALAESIFTAADDLDGIRQNVRDAVECHFDDGTGPKIIRLHFVGDKVISA, encoded by the coding sequence ATGAACGAGATCATTTTTCTAGTGGAAGAGGCGGACGAAGGTGGCTATACCGCCCGCGCGCTGGCTGAGTCGATTTTCACCGCCGCCGATGACCTGGACGGGATTCGTCAGAACGTACGCGATGCGGTTGAATGCCACTTTGATGACGGTACTGGGCCCAAAATTATTCGCCTGCATTTCGTCGGCGACAAGGTGATTTCGGCATGA
- a CDS encoding DUF1501 domain-containing protein, translating to MLHRRDAMIRLGQAGLGGLALPGLLQAEQASAAETATGGKAKSCILLYLWGGPPQQDMFDLKPQAPAGIRSLFDPVETVVPGIQLSDQLPLMAKHTDKMAVVRSYTHHSNIHEVGVYYSLTGKINDTLAVPRNQRNRNDFPNVASVVSKFAPPNVMPGSVTIPRPIGHDGVTYTGTYSGFLGPRYDPMELKTPGEVTGPAPHSIELPDGLTTTRLQARFGLLNLLEQEDRMMQKHGHKLASDKFGIGHYRQQAFGMLTSPEAHGAFDITKEPDTMRDRYGRNEYGESFLLARRLVEAGVRLVTVVWVYIAPDGNVLNVWDNHGGTGSLGKISGYAMLKEKYCLPPLDLAYSALLDDLDQRGLLDETLVVALGEFGRTPKINKDMGRDHWGACQSVLLAGGGIRGGQIYGETDKQAAYVTKDPVKPEDMIATMYHALGIPNDGLIHDTQKRPHRITDGEPLVGLFG from the coding sequence ATGCTACACCGGCGCGATGCGATGATTCGGTTGGGGCAAGCGGGACTGGGCGGGCTGGCGCTGCCGGGGTTGTTGCAGGCCGAACAGGCTTCTGCGGCCGAGACCGCTACCGGCGGAAAAGCCAAATCGTGCATCTTGCTTTATCTGTGGGGCGGACCTCCGCAGCAGGATATGTTCGACCTCAAGCCGCAGGCACCGGCCGGCATTCGCAGTCTGTTTGATCCGGTCGAGACCGTTGTGCCGGGCATCCAACTCAGCGACCAATTGCCGCTGATGGCCAAACATACCGACAAGATGGCCGTCGTCCGCTCCTACACGCATCACAGCAACATACACGAGGTGGGCGTCTATTATTCGCTCACCGGAAAAATCAACGACACGCTCGCCGTTCCCCGCAACCAACGCAATCGCAATGACTTTCCCAACGTAGCTTCGGTCGTTTCCAAATTTGCGCCGCCCAACGTGATGCCGGGCAGCGTGACGATTCCGCGGCCGATCGGGCACGATGGCGTGACTTACACCGGAACCTACAGCGGATTCCTTGGTCCGCGCTACGATCCGATGGAACTCAAAACCCCCGGCGAAGTGACCGGCCCCGCGCCGCACAGCATCGAACTTCCCGACGGCCTGACGACGACACGTCTGCAAGCGCGGTTCGGACTGCTCAATCTGTTGGAGCAAGAAGACCGCATGATGCAAAAGCACGGTCATAAGTTGGCATCCGACAAATTTGGCATTGGTCATTACCGGCAACAAGCGTTCGGCATGCTCACCTCGCCGGAAGCGCACGGTGCTTTCGACATCACTAAAGAACCCGACACCATGCGCGACCGCTACGGCCGCAACGAATACGGCGAAAGTTTCTTGTTGGCCCGCCGACTCGTCGAAGCGGGCGTGCGGTTGGTGACCGTCGTCTGGGTTTATATTGCCCCCGACGGCAACGTACTCAACGTGTGGGACAACCACGGCGGGACCGGCTCGCTGGGCAAGATCAGCGGCTACGCCATGCTCAAGGAAAAGTACTGCCTCCCGCCGCTCGACTTGGCCTACTCAGCACTGTTGGATGATCTCGACCAACGCGGCCTGCTAGACGAAACGTTGGTCGTCGCCCTGGGCGAATTCGGACGCACGCCCAAGATCAACAAGGACATGGGCCGCGACCACTGGGGCGCCTGCCAATCGGTGCTACTGGCCGGCGGCGGAATTCGCGGCGGGCAAATCTACGGCGAAACCGACAAACAAGCCGCCTACGTCACCAAGGACCCGGTGAAGCCCGAAGACATGATTGCGACGATGTACCACGCCCTGGGCATCCCCAACGACGGGTTGATCCACGATACCCAAAAACGCCCGCATCGGATTACCGATGGCGAGCCGTTGGTGGGATTGTTTGGGTAA